In Candidatus Bathyarchaeota archaeon, one genomic interval encodes:
- the rqcH gene encoding ribosome rescue protein RqcH — MSNFDIAAITSEFRQMIIDKHIDNVYHLNQKTLLIRIKPGPLFIILEAGKRVHLTNYLVKTPPKPIQFCMVLRKYLSRGRIVKIDNPKFERIIELSIESKGKNYRIIVESFKRGNIILVDQDGKIIAALKPTIMKDRKILARESYKSAPSSKISFIELTKEGLEKLKHSDKVEIERAIMDLVALDGLYTKEILSKAEIVVTKTNDLSNNDIERIYGSVKDLMKKISKGPYEPTIILDQVGNQVDLVPFSLNIYNTAKKKSFESFNKATDEYFSNIASDIDKEELDKQSSKKSAKLQRILTSQFEQKKAFQTTTEVSRKKGELIYQHINEIDHLSQLILSKKKDGNDWKEIESFIRHQAKEGKKPETYFQKMIPKKLEYIIKLEDVDISISLRQKPQNIASSFYNKAKKIETKLIGLNKSIIDIQKKIKKTDIETKETLGKLPELVKRREKSWYEKFYWFQSDGILVLCGRDASNNELLIKRHMEPQDIVLHAEIHGASFALIKTEGKKVDQRIIKEAAQFAASYSKAWTSGVSAVDVYWVKPDQVSKMPPSGQYISKGMFMIRGKRNYIKGIVTRLAICVLKLDEENAMITSVPVSAIKETVLAYIEISPGKTQSGKLAKKILSILTSKVPENYRHLMKNINLDDIQRLIPAGKADII; from the coding sequence ATGTCAAATTTCGACATTGCGGCTATAACCTCTGAATTTAGACAAATGATAATAGACAAACATATAGATAACGTTTATCACTTGAATCAAAAAACCTTACTAATCCGAATAAAACCCGGGCCGCTATTCATAATTCTAGAGGCAGGAAAAAGGGTACATTTAACAAATTATTTGGTAAAAACCCCTCCAAAACCCATCCAATTCTGCATGGTATTAAGAAAATATTTATCCAGAGGTCGAATTGTTAAAATTGACAATCCAAAATTTGAAAGAATTATAGAACTCTCCATTGAGTCAAAAGGAAAAAATTATCGGATTATAGTTGAATCATTCAAAAGAGGAAATATTATACTGGTGGACCAAGATGGAAAAATCATTGCAGCTCTTAAGCCAACTATTATGAAAGATAGAAAAATATTGGCAAGAGAAAGCTATAAGTCAGCTCCTAGCTCAAAAATTAGCTTTATAGAATTGACCAAAGAAGGTTTAGAGAAGCTAAAGCATAGTGATAAAGTAGAAATTGAAAGGGCCATTATGGATTTAGTAGCCCTAGATGGTCTCTACACGAAGGAAATACTTTCGAAAGCAGAAATTGTAGTTACAAAAACTAATGATTTATCAAATAACGATATTGAAAGAATTTATGGATCTGTAAAAGATTTAATGAAAAAAATATCTAAAGGTCCCTATGAACCCACAATAATTCTGGATCAAGTGGGAAATCAAGTAGATCTTGTTCCCTTTTCCTTAAACATATATAATACAGCTAAGAAAAAGAGCTTTGAATCATTCAATAAGGCAACAGATGAATATTTCTCTAATATTGCCTCCGATATAGACAAAGAAGAATTAGATAAGCAATCATCAAAAAAAAGTGCAAAGTTACAGCGAATTCTGACTAGTCAATTTGAGCAGAAAAAAGCTTTTCAAACAACTACAGAGGTTAGTCGAAAGAAAGGGGAGCTTATTTATCAGCATATAAATGAAATTGATCATCTTTCACAACTTATCCTCTCTAAAAAAAAGGACGGCAATGATTGGAAAGAGATTGAATCTTTTATAAGACATCAAGCAAAAGAAGGTAAAAAACCTGAAACTTATTTTCAAAAGATGATTCCAAAGAAATTAGAATATATCATCAAACTAGAAGATGTGGATATATCTATAAGTCTAAGGCAAAAGCCTCAAAATATTGCTTCATCATTTTATAATAAAGCAAAAAAAATTGAAACAAAATTAATTGGCTTAAATAAATCAATAATTGATATTCAAAAAAAGATAAAAAAAACTGATATTGAAACCAAAGAAACATTGGGAAAACTACCCGAACTAGTCAAAAGACGTGAAAAATCTTGGTATGAGAAGTTTTACTGGTTTCAATCAGACGGCATTCTAGTTTTATGTGGGCGCGATGCATCGAATAATGAGTTATTAATTAAGCGTCATATGGAGCCTCAAGATATAGTTTTGCATGCTGAAATTCATGGCGCATCTTTTGCTCTGATAAAAACTGAAGGAAAAAAAGTTGATCAAAGAATTATTAAAGAGGCGGCTCAATTTGCTGCGTCTTATAGTAAAGCATGGACAAGTGGGGTGTCAGCTGTTGATGTGTATTGGGTAAAACCTGACCAGGTAAGTAAGATGCCACCATCAGGCCAATATATTAGTAAAGGGATGTTCATGATAAGAGGAAAAAGAAATTACATCAAAGGAATAGTCACGAGACTCGCTATTTGTGTATTGAAACTCGATGAAGAAAATGCAATGATAACTTCAGTTCCGGTATCAGCTATAAAAGAAACCGTATTAGCATACATAGAAATATCCCCCGGGAAAACCCAAAGTGGAAAGTTAGCTAAGAAAATTCTGAGTATTTTAACTTCGAAAGTTCCAGAAAATTATAGGCATTTGATGAAAAATATTAATTTAGACGATATTCAAAGATTAATACCTGCAGGTAAAGCAGATATCATTTGA
- a CDS encoding Mut7-C RNAse domain-containing protein, translated as MMKFIADSMLGSLTRWLRLLGHDTKYLRDCDDQLLIEEASRERRILLTKDVELFKLARKKDLEVMLIKGRDKAGILAQLANRYELNLKIDPIMSKCPTCGSSIKDVSKESVNNKVPISTLKIQNRFWICTNNECSKIYWYGSHWEKIERVLSRANVIAGRLSEC; from the coding sequence ATGATGAAGTTCATCGCCGATTCTATGCTCGGAAGTCTAACCAGATGGCTTAGGCTTCTGGGGCATGATACGAAATATTTGCGAGATTGTGATGACCAACTATTAATAGAAGAAGCTTCTAGGGAAAGAAGAATCTTGCTGACCAAAGATGTTGAACTTTTTAAACTTGCAAGAAAAAAGGATTTAGAAGTAATGCTAATAAAAGGAAGAGATAAAGCTGGAATACTAGCTCAGTTGGCAAATCGGTATGAGCTCAATTTAAAAATAGATCCAATAATGTCCAAATGTCCAACTTGTGGCTCATCTATAAAAGACGTATCTAAAGAAAGTGTTAATAATAAAGTTCCGATCTCTACATTGAAAATTCAGAATAGATTCTGGATTTGTACCAATAATGAATGCAGTAAAATATATTGGTATGGTAGTCATTGGGAAAAAATAGAAAGGGTATTGTCTCGTGCAAATGTAATTGCTGGG
- a CDS encoding M48 family metallopeptidase translates to MLKCKQCGFENSIGNIFCQICLSNLKNSTSFDITMDDFLTEGDKDAFEILEETKPIFNLLYSTFIKSRLRNLTEKISKTTEKSTFHEKIRMLNVECGDILFLDYLPDIHVTDLGQKNAFTTEINSKPVIIIDGSLISYLSDDELRSLIGHEMGHIKCHHLLYHSIAELLEQGLEFSTSLMGFRLLSIPLRLALKAWHRESEFSADRASLIVTDNLNSIASMFTKIVENPNTIQFKTNLNSFFEILSNHPTHLNRLNALKDFTDSTQYLKIKKKLQQRRIFEKAFINKCRFCDGTKNIEDIICPNCNKSLV, encoded by the coding sequence TTGTTAAAGTGTAAACAATGCGGATTCGAGAATTCCATCGGTAATATCTTTTGTCAAATCTGTCTCTCAAATCTCAAAAATTCTACAAGCTTCGATATTACTATGGATGATTTTTTAACAGAAGGGGATAAAGATGCTTTTGAAATTCTCGAAGAGACGAAACCAATTTTCAATCTTCTTTATTCAACTTTCATAAAATCTAGATTAAGAAACTTAACTGAAAAAATATCTAAGACAACAGAAAAATCAACATTCCATGAAAAAATTAGAATGCTTAATGTTGAGTGTGGCGATATATTATTTTTAGACTATCTACCAGACATTCATGTAACAGATCTAGGACAGAAAAATGCTTTTACAACTGAGATAAATTCAAAACCTGTGATAATTATCGATGGCTCTCTAATTAGCTATCTATCAGATGATGAATTGCGTTCATTGATAGGTCATGAGATGGGACACATAAAATGCCACCATTTATTATATCATTCTATAGCAGAACTTTTAGAACAAGGATTGGAATTTTCAACTTCATTAATGGGTTTTCGATTACTATCAATACCATTAAGGTTGGCATTGAAAGCTTGGCATAGAGAATCTGAATTTAGTGCTGATAGAGCTAGCCTTATTGTAACAGATAATTTGAATTCTATAGCCTCAATGTTTACTAAAATCGTTGAAAATCCTAACACAATTCAGTTCAAAACTAACTTGAATTCATTTTTTGAAATTTTGAGCAACCACCCAACTCATTTGAATAGATTAAATGCTCTAAAAGATTTTACAGATTCAACTCAATATTTAAAAATAAAAAAGAAACTTCAACAAAGAAGAATTTTCGAAAAAGCATTCATAAATAAATGTAGATTTTGTGATGGGACAAAAAATATTGAAGATATTATCTGCCCAAATTGTAACAAGTCCCTAGTTTAA
- a CDS encoding ribonucleoprotein, with protein MEPSKKPLNLLIKKINQDVTVKLKNNSEYKGKMIECDGYMNIILEGAEEFRNDEATANFGCVIVRGNNVLYVCIDGPK; from the coding sequence TTGGAACCATCAAAGAAACCTCTAAATCTATTGATTAAAAAAATTAATCAAGACGTCACTGTTAAACTGAAGAATAATTCAGAATATAAAGGTAAAATGATTGAATGTGATGGATACATGAATATTATTTTAGAGGGTGCTGAAGAATTTAGAAACGATGAGGCAACAGCGAATTTCGGTTGCGTAATTGTTCGAGGTAATAATGTGCTTTACGTATGCATAGATGGACCAAAATAA
- a CDS encoding dihydroorotase family protein produces MTNCDINIVGAKLLEGSDLIKADISIANGKIIKIGKHSNVPKAEKEIDANGLLALPGLIDAHVHLRDMQLSHKEDFYSGTCAAAAGGFTTVLDMPNTIPPTDSCERLKEKIDVAKQKAMVNIGFHAMLNKEIHELAGLAQMGIMSFKLYLNKSEQDLDVRNDELLCKLMNECAQLNTPLTIHAEELSEVKEIDSLNNHIKNRSEELEVNALRRILGLVQKSRCQTHICHLSASESVLIIKEERKSGLNISCEVTPHHLFLSKDLFKEHGALILTDPPLRNKKTIKNLFNALKEKVINIVASDHAPHTLKEKLCSNANKIPPGIPGLETTLPLLLTEVNSKRLTLKRIVDILAEGPARIFHLDNKGALKEGKDADLTLVDLKAEHVIRSDKLFTKAEYSPFDGIKCKGRAVKVFVSGNQVMESGEIIENPGIGKIITRDI; encoded by the coding sequence ATGACTAATTGTGATATCAATATTGTAGGTGCAAAATTATTAGAAGGTAGCGACTTAATTAAGGCAGATATTTCTATCGCGAATGGTAAAATCATTAAAATCGGTAAACACAGTAACGTTCCCAAAGCTGAAAAGGAAATTGATGCAAATGGTTTGTTAGCTCTTCCAGGTTTAATAGATGCCCACGTTCATCTTAGAGATATGCAGCTCTCTCACAAAGAAGATTTTTATTCTGGTACTTGTGCGGCCGCCGCTGGCGGTTTTACAACCGTTTTAGATATGCCAAATACAATTCCACCTACTGATTCATGTGAGAGATTGAAAGAAAAGATTGATGTAGCTAAGCAAAAAGCAATGGTCAATATAGGCTTTCATGCGATGTTAAATAAAGAAATACACGAGTTAGCAGGATTGGCCCAAATGGGCATCATGTCCTTCAAGCTCTATCTTAATAAATCTGAGCAAGATTTGGATGTAAGAAATGATGAATTATTATGCAAATTAATGAATGAATGTGCTCAATTAAATACACCTTTGACAATTCATGCTGAAGAATTATCTGAAGTAAAAGAGATAGATTCATTAAATAATCATATTAAGAATCGCAGTGAGGAATTAGAAGTAAATGCATTAAGAAGAATTCTAGGACTTGTTCAGAAAAGCAGATGCCAAACTCATATATGTCACCTTAGTGCGAGCGAATCAGTTCTAATTATAAAAGAGGAGAGAAAAAGTGGACTTAATATTTCATGTGAGGTCACTCCTCATCACCTTTTTTTAAGTAAAGATTTATTCAAAGAGCACGGAGCACTTATCCTAACTGACCCCCCTCTAAGAAATAAGAAGACAATAAAGAATCTCTTCAACGCTCTAAAAGAAAAAGTAATAAATATTGTAGCTAGTGATCATGCTCCACATACATTAAAAGAAAAACTCTGTTCTAATGCTAATAAAATTCCACCAGGTATTCCTGGTCTAGAAACGACTTTACCACTTCTTCTGACAGAAGTAAACTCTAAGAGACTCACTTTAAAAAGAATTGTTGATATTTTAGCAGAGGGCCCGGCTAGAATTTTTCATTTAGATAATAAAGGTGCTTTAAAAGAAGGAAAAGATGCAGACCTGACTTTAGTAGATTTGAAAGCTGAGCACGTTATACGCTCTGACAAATTATTCACTAAAGCCGAATACTCGCCTTTTGATGGAATAAAATGCAAAGGCAGAGCTGTAAAGGTATTTGTTTCTGGAAATCAGGTTATGGAATCAGGAGAGATTATTGAAAATCCTGGAATCGGTAAGATCATTACAAGGGATATATGA
- a CDS encoding DUF460 domain-containing protein, which yields MGNSKKRNLIIGIDPGITCGLAILDLDANPLVLKSEKAISVSDIITQILDIGKPIIIATDVTPTPNYIKKVASKFNSTIFVPKVLMKGEKKRELVNKFLHEHELFIKDTHVIDALAAALKAYNYYKDKFIQIENKQDPDIDLDNIKSAVVKGMRIKEAIYSLKKKKEIKKIKPTLKRKKVVSRISEKLSQRSIEIKGLKTEKKNLINKIEKLNNEISRLRTFIKKKNKEIEVEAFKDRLIQLQKREIAELSKKLRKLEIKEINQKENLDIIDQLETDQKIIFLKPIKKFSSTQVNMAIFKSDIISGDIALLMDASGGGNSAAQSLIDVGIKAVIFCNPMSHHAENKLISENIPTLSSKKLNIKWVNNRPYIETNEINNAIKKAKSDLSKKKQLIKDNFYIIQ from the coding sequence TTGGGGAATTCTAAAAAAAGGAATTTAATAATTGGAATAGATCCAGGGATTACTTGTGGTTTAGCCATTCTAGATTTGGATGCAAATCCTCTCGTACTAAAAAGCGAAAAAGCCATCTCAGTTAGTGATATTATTACTCAAATACTGGATATAGGAAAACCAATAATTATAGCCACTGATGTAACACCAACACCTAATTATATTAAAAAAGTCGCTTCAAAATTTAATTCAACTATATTCGTCCCAAAAGTATTAATGAAAGGCGAGAAAAAAAGAGAATTGGTCAATAAATTCTTGCATGAACATGAATTGTTTATCAAAGATACCCATGTGATTGATGCATTAGCGGCTGCTCTCAAGGCCTATAATTATTATAAGGATAAATTCATTCAAATAGAAAATAAACAAGATCCTGACATTGATTTGGATAACATTAAAAGTGCCGTTGTTAAAGGCATGAGGATTAAAGAAGCCATCTATTCTCTGAAAAAGAAAAAAGAAATTAAAAAAATAAAACCTACTTTAAAAAGGAAAAAAGTTGTTAGTAGGATTTCAGAAAAATTATCCCAAAGGTCAATAGAAATTAAAGGATTAAAAACAGAAAAAAAGAATCTGATTAATAAAATAGAGAAGTTAAATAATGAGATTTCAAGACTAAGAACCTTCATCAAGAAAAAAAACAAGGAAATCGAGGTAGAGGCTTTTAAAGATAGACTTATTCAGTTACAGAAAAGAGAGATAGCTGAACTGAGTAAGAAATTAAGAAAATTAGAGATTAAAGAAATTAACCAAAAAGAAAATTTAGACATTATTGATCAATTGGAAACTGATCAAAAAATAATTTTTCTCAAACCCATAAAAAAATTCTCATCCACACAAGTCAATATGGCCATATTTAAATCTGACATAATTTCTGGAGATATCGCTTTATTAATGGATGCGAGTGGGGGAGGCAACTCTGCTGCTCAAAGCTTGATCGATGTAGGTATAAAAGCAGTTATATTTTGTAATCCAATGTCCCATCATGCAGAAAATAAGTTAATAAGCGAAAATATTCCCACTCTATCATCAAAAAAGCTCAATATAAAATGGGTAAATAATAGGCCATATATTGAGACCAATGAAATCAATAATGCGATCAAAAAAGCAAAATCAGACTTATCTAAGAAAAAACAACTCATTAAAGATAATTTCTATATTATCCAATAA
- the radA gene encoding DNA repair and recombination protein RadA, whose protein sequence is MTEEKKKIENIEDLEEIGPAIADKLKELGFHTPESLATATVKELLSTGISEKLATKIISRARESITIEFVRANELMDIRKNVQRLSTGSQTLDELLDSGLETQTITEFYGPYGVGKSILCHQLSVNAQRSIEQGGLNCGVLYIDTERTFRPEWIIKMANHLGIDPEEATKKIIYCEAYNSDHQILLLEKCDEVVKKNKIRLIIIDSLTAHFRSEYIGREMLAERQQKLNKHMHQLARLARAFNAVAVVTNQVLAKPDQFFSSAVEAAGGHIVAHTSHTRVYLRRTASSTVRIARLVSSPYLPEGERLFKITDNGIEDVEGERS, encoded by the coding sequence TTGACGGAGGAAAAGAAAAAAATAGAAAACATAGAAGATTTAGAGGAGATCGGACCAGCGATTGCTGATAAGTTAAAAGAATTAGGATTTCATACACCCGAATCTTTGGCAACAGCTACTGTTAAAGAATTACTATCTACGGGAATTAGTGAAAAGCTAGCTACAAAGATAATCTCTAGAGCTAGGGAATCTATAACAATAGAATTCGTACGTGCTAATGAATTGATGGACATAAGAAAGAATGTTCAGCGTTTGTCAACTGGGAGTCAAACTTTAGATGAATTATTAGATAGTGGTTTAGAAACTCAGACAATCACCGAATTTTATGGTCCTTATGGCGTAGGTAAATCAATTTTATGCCATCAACTCTCAGTTAATGCCCAAAGGTCAATTGAGCAAGGGGGTCTAAATTGCGGTGTACTTTACATTGATACCGAGCGGACCTTTAGACCTGAATGGATAATCAAGATGGCGAATCATTTAGGAATAGATCCAGAAGAGGCTACTAAAAAGATAATTTACTGTGAAGCCTATAATAGCGACCATCAAATTTTACTCCTTGAGAAATGTGATGAAGTAGTCAAGAAAAATAAGATAAGGTTGATAATAATAGATTCCTTAACTGCTCATTTTAGGAGCGAATATATTGGTAGAGAGATGCTGGCTGAAAGACAACAAAAACTGAACAAGCATATGCATCAATTAGCTAGGTTAGCTAGAGCTTTTAATGCTGTTGCTGTAGTAACAAATCAAGTTTTAGCTAAACCTGATCAATTCTTCTCCAGCGCTGTTGAAGCTGCAGGTGGACATATAGTTGCACATACAAGCCACACCAGAGTTTATTTACGTAGGACGGCCAGTAGCACTGTCAGGATTGCTAGATTAGTATCTAGCCCATATCTTCCTGAAGGAGAAAGATTATTTAAGATAACTGATAACGGTATAGAAGACGTTGAGGGAGAAAGGAGTTAA
- a CDS encoding ParB N-terminal domain-containing protein, whose amino-acid sequence MMEHIDKLKEHEQTDPLRLEEIKAMLIKDNFQRDPIIVDKKTLVVVDGHHRLNALKQLGHKKVAVYYVNYLEDENIIVRTWYPIILGSRWKLMTLVNEKFINSNSDPKQSPYGELIMKGKIFPLKSGRDSIMRTLVGKVRIDYAFTIEIARDLAFRGKVAGALIFKSVSKRDVINAALSGKKFPPKTTQNIIPNKPRNWYVLLKKLI is encoded by the coding sequence ATGATGGAGCATATCGATAAGCTCAAAGAACATGAACAAACGGACCCCCTTCGATTGGAAGAAATTAAAGCGATGTTGATTAAAGATAATTTTCAAAGAGATCCGATAATAGTAGATAAAAAAACCCTTGTAGTAGTTGATGGCCATCATAGATTAAACGCACTAAAACAGTTAGGTCATAAAAAAGTAGCAGTTTATTACGTCAATTATTTAGAAGATGAAAATATTATTGTCCGCACATGGTACCCAATAATACTTGGGTCAAGATGGAAATTAATGACTTTAGTTAATGAGAAATTCATTAATTCAAATTCAGATCCTAAGCAATCACCCTACGGGGAACTTATCATGAAAGGTAAAATTTTTCCACTTAAATCCGGAAGAGATAGTATAATGAGAACTCTGGTAGGTAAGGTCAGAATTGATTATGCATTCACGATTGAAATAGCTCGGGACCTTGCATTTAGAGGCAAAGTGGCTGGAGCACTTATATTCAAATCTGTATCAAAAAGAGATGTGATTAATGCTGCTTTAAGTGGGAAAAAATTTCCACCAAAAACTACACAAAATATAATACCAAATAAACCAAGAAATTGGTATGTGCTCTTAAAAAAGCTAATTTAA
- a CDS encoding ABC transporter ATP-binding protein yields the protein MESLGKNLRLVDLRKEFGDLVAVNDLNLEVKRGEFACLLGPSGCGKTTTLNMIAGLLEPTSGNIYVGDSDITDLPPKARNVGLVFQNYAIFTGMSVYENLAFGLKVRKAPDNEIKNEVMKVAETLQLTPILDRKAAKLRLDEQQRTALGRSMITKPAFFLLDEPLSNLDASLRSFMRVELKRLQRELNQTILYVTHDQIEAMAMADRIAIMDNGKLQQYGTRSEVYDQPANRFVANFIGSPNMNFIDCTLVEKAGKAHLDTGEFQVDVTKMKTAITKGAKSSELIIGVRPEEVYIEMKKSAKTSIKGTVYLIEPLGAKTIIDVKAGKSMIRSLVSGTFRPKIDDEIWMGFNMNKMHLIDRKTGLTIF from the coding sequence ATGGAGAGTTTAGGTAAAAATCTACGCTTGGTAGACCTAAGGAAGGAATTTGGTGATCTAGTAGCTGTTAATGATTTAAACCTTGAGGTTAAAAGAGGAGAATTTGCCTGCCTTCTAGGCCCCTCAGGATGTGGAAAAACGACTACTTTGAATATGATTGCAGGCCTTCTTGAACCAACTTCTGGGAATATATATGTTGGCGATTCAGATATAACTGATCTGCCTCCAAAAGCTAGAAATGTAGGTTTAGTTTTTCAGAATTATGCGATTTTTACAGGAATGTCAGTATATGAAAACCTAGCTTTTGGATTGAAAGTTAGAAAAGCTCCTGATAATGAAATAAAGAATGAAGTAATGAAAGTTGCTGAGACTTTACAATTAACACCTATCCTTGATAGGAAAGCTGCTAAGTTAAGGTTAGACGAACAACAGAGGACGGCATTAGGTCGTTCCATGATTACTAAACCGGCATTCTTCTTATTGGACGAGCCTCTTAGTAATTTGGACGCCTCTCTCAGATCCTTTATGAGAGTTGAGTTAAAAAGACTTCAGAGAGAATTAAATCAAACAATCCTGTATGTAACTCATGACCAAATTGAAGCTATGGCAATGGCCGATCGAATAGCTATTATGGATAATGGTAAATTACAACAGTATGGAACTCGATCTGAAGTATACGATCAACCAGCAAATAGATTTGTAGCCAACTTTATTGGTAGCCCTAATATGAACTTTATAGATTGCACCCTAGTTGAAAAGGCTGGAAAAGCCCACCTCGATACCGGGGAATTCCAAGTAGATGTCACAAAGATGAAAACCGCTATAACCAAAGGTGCAAAAAGTTCAGAGCTAATAATTGGTGTAAGACCTGAAGAAGTTTACATAGAAATGAAAAAATCAGCCAAAACCTCAATTAAAGGAACAGTATATCTAATTGAACCGCTTGGAGCAAAAACGATAATAGATGTTAAAGCCGGAAAATCTATGATAAGGTCTTTAGTTTCAGGAACATTTAGGCCAAAAATCGATGATGAAATATGGATGGGCTTCAATATGAATAAGATGCATTTAATTGATCGGAAAACTGGGCTTACAATATTTTAA
- a CDS encoding ABC transporter ATP-binding protein, translating to MVEVKIENLTKKFGKVEAVNDFTFNVKDKEFFCLLGRPGAGKTTTLRLVAGLEKQDKGNIYIGDRLVNDVLPSERDVAMIFQNLALYPGWSIFDNMAFTLKLRKIPKDQIDKRVREIANTLKIDYLLDRRPATLSGGERQRVAIGRALVRSPKVFLMDEPLSNLDALLRLGMRTELKRLQEEFGQTIIYSTPDQLEAMSMSDRIAVVREGEIQQIAEPDAIYNRPANKYVGDFVGSPAMNFMDCTLVEKAGKAYLDTGEFQIDVTKMKTAITKGAKSSELIIGVRPEQIKVTKEKSKDSIEATVALQEVLGNETILHLKKGNILFKAVVPPTYETEIGKKEWANLNKDKLYVLDRQTEEVIV from the coding sequence ATGGTAGAAGTAAAAATTGAAAATCTGACAAAAAAGTTTGGAAAAGTAGAAGCTGTAAATGATTTTACTTTTAATGTTAAGGATAAGGAGTTCTTTTGCTTATTAGGTCGTCCGGGTGCAGGAAAAACCACCACACTAAGACTGGTGGCTGGGCTTGAAAAACAAGATAAAGGCAATATATACATTGGAGATAGGCTTGTAAATGATGTTTTGCCAAGTGAAAGAGACGTCGCAATGATCTTCCAAAATCTCGCGTTATATCCTGGCTGGTCAATCTTCGATAATATGGCATTCACTTTAAAACTTCGTAAAATTCCAAAAGATCAAATCGATAAAAGAGTTAGGGAGATAGCAAACACTCTAAAGATAGACTACCTCTTGGATAGAAGGCCTGCGACCTTAAGCGGAGGAGAGAGACAGAGAGTTGCAATAGGTAGGGCATTAGTCAGAAGTCCAAAAGTATTTCTAATGGACGAACCATTGAGCAACTTAGACGCTCTTCTAAGATTGGGTATGAGAACTGAACTAAAGCGATTACAAGAAGAATTCGGTCAGACGATAATTTACAGTACACCAGACCAACTCGAAGCTATGAGTATGTCTGATAGAATCGCTGTAGTTCGAGAAGGAGAAATACAGCAAATAGCAGAACCGGACGCAATTTACAATCGTCCTGCTAATAAATATGTAGGGGATTTTGTAGGCAGTCCGGCAATGAACTTTATGGATTGTACCTTAGTTGAAAAGGCTGGAAAAGCTTACCTCGATACCGGGGAATTCCAAATAGACGTCACAAAGATGAAAACCGCTATAACCAAAGGTGCAAAAAGTTCAGAGCTAATAATTGGTGTAAGACCCGAGCAGATTAAAGTCACTAAAGAAAAAAGTAAGGATTCTATTGAAGCAACAGTTGCATTACAAGAGGTTTTAGGTAACGAGACAATTCTACATCTCAAGAAGGGTAACATCCTTTTCAAAGCAGTAGTGCCGCCTACCTATGAAACGGAAATTGGAAAAAAAGAATGGGCAAATCTAAATAAGGATAAACTCTACGTACTCGATAGGCAAACCGAAGAAGTAATCGTTTAG